In Cyprinus carpio isolate SPL01 chromosome B16, ASM1834038v1, whole genome shotgun sequence, the following are encoded in one genomic region:
- the LOC122140065 gene encoding persulfide dioxygenase ETHE1 homolog, mitochondrial-like, whose product MSASSLTQTEARSECCEPRVWSCKPPRIEPSSAAASVRLYSGLMEPRAPLFRQLFESESSTYTYLLADADSREAVLIDPVLETVDRDLQLINDLGLTLKVACKHLFYVY is encoded by the exons ATGAGTGCAAGCTCTCTTACACAGACTGAAGCCCGCAGTGAGTGTTGCGAGCCGCGCGTGTGGAGCTGCAAACCCCCGCGGATCGAGCCGAGCAGCGCAGCCGCCTCAGTGAGACTCTACAGCGGACTGATGGAGCCCCGAGCGCCGCTGTTCAGACAG CTCTTTGAGTCTGAGAGCAGCACGTACACATACCTGCTGGCGGATGCTGACAGCCGAGAGGCCGTTCTGATCGATCCGGTGCTGGAGACGGTGGACAGAGATCTGCAGCTCATCAATGACCTGGGCCTGACGCTCAAAGTGGCCTGTAAGCATCTCTTTTATGTTTATTAG